The window ACGAATGGTATGCCCGCCTTAGACATGGCTACGTTACTAGGGGCTGTGGTTATTGAAAAACATTTCACGCATGACAAGACTCTTCCTGGCAATGATCATTATCATGCCATGAATAAGGAAGATCTTGCTGTTTTCATGCAGGCTAACAAGCAGCGATTGGCAATGTACGGTAGCGAGATTAAGCAGCTTGATCTTGAAAGTGCTGCACGGAAACATGCTCGTAGAAGCATTGTAGCAGCTACGAATATTGCCAAGGGAGAGCGGTTTACGGAGAAAAATTTAACGGTCAAGAGACCCGGCCATGGGATTAGTCCTATTCATTGGGATGAGCTCTTGCAATGCAAGGCTCAGAATGACATCAGCGGGGACGCCTTGATCTCGTGGAAGGATTGTGCCGAGGTCGTTGGTAATGAGTAACAGTCTTGATTCGTACGTTTTGTTGACGGGAAGTGTCAATAATTCAGGTGATTACCTGATTAAATATCGCGGTAAAGATTTGCTTAGGAGTCTGCGGCCCGACCGTGAATTTATAGATATGGATCGTACCCGTCGCCTCACGGATGAACAGCTGGAAGTTATTAATCAATGTAAGGCGCTAATATTGCTTGGTGGGCCGGCCCTCCAGAAAGATGTCTATCCAAACGTCTATCCGCTACGCGAGAGCCTTCAGGATATTAAGGTTCCAATCGTGACAATGGGGGTAGGCTGGAAGCATAAAGATGGTGACTGGCGGTCTGTGCAAGACGATTATTTCATTCCTTCTTCAAGACAGCTTCTCGAGCGGCTTGCAGATAACGGTGGCATTGCTTCGAGCGTTAGAGATTACCGATCTCTTCATATTCTAATGCGTGCTGGTGTCGAGAATGTCATCATGACTGGTTGTCCAGCGTTATATGTTAAAGAGTGTTTTGATAAGCCTATCTGCTTTTCAAAACAGCCCGAAACGATCATTTTGTCTGTTGGCGTTTCATTTGTTCATTCCTACAAAATGGAAGAACAAATGAAGCGTGTTTTTTCAACAGTGCGCGGCTTATATCCTAAAGCTAAGGTTTACGCTGCTTTCCATCATGCTTTCCAGCAGAAGGAACGTCAGGTTCCAAAGAGTTGGGAGAAAAAGCATCAGGATTTTTGGACGTGGTGTGAAGATGGGGGCATTGTTCCTGTGGATGTTTCTGGCTGTGCAGAAACAATGATCGATTTGTATGGTAGCGGTGATTTGCATGTCGGGTATCGCGTGCATGGTCACATTATGTCTTGCAGTGCGTCAATTCCATCTGTTTTGATTGCAGAGGATGGCAGGGGGAAAGGGCTTTATGAAGTTGTAGGGGGCGTTGTATTTGACGGATATCGTAATGTGGAGTCTAGCCTTGAGGCAAAGATTAAACAGCGATTGATATCTGTGGATCCGTATAATGTGCTTGAAGGGTTGCATAAGGATGTTTCCATCGCGTTGCAGTACGAGTCAGCTCATCAAAGTCCACGCATGAGCTTGGTGCGGAATAATATTAATAGTCATTACAATGCAATGAGACGTTTTATTCTGCAACTTCCATAATGATTGGATCTTTCAGATGAGTTGGGGGCGATTGTAGATGGTTGCAGAAAAACTGAGGTTGCTGGAAGGTAGTCGGGATATTCTGGATTTTGCCACCGCTACGGGCATGTCCTTTTGGCCGCTTGTCAGAACTAAATTCTTCAAGATGGTTCGACAGCAGCTTGTCAGCGGGACTGCAGATGTCAGTTCGCCTCAATACAACGGCACAAGCCGGATGGTGAAATTGCGGCAAGTGCTTTGGGAACTTCCCGGAGCGATGATGTCTGCCTATCCTTCCAGGGAGATAGCATTTGTTCCTTATCCGTTATGGGTGAAGACTGCCTCTGGAAGTCCTGTTGAAGCCGCACTGACCGAGCAGATACATTACTTCGCGGAGCGGGCGCTGGTTGTTGAAGAGCACGAGGCTAATATCGCTCTGTCTGACCCTGCGATCAAAACGGTTAATGTTTATTCCCTCCTTAAGATGTTGCGCTTGTCTTCGCTGTTTACCCCCAACTCTTTCTTAGAAAAAATTGAGACGTTTTGTGATTTTATGGTTGACCGTGCGCAGCGGGAGCTGTCTGTGGTCATACCTCCTGAACACGTAAGCCATTTTAAAAAGTTTGCGCGTTGTGAAATAACTAATGCCGACAATAAGCGTCGTTTGTTTCGTAGGCTTTGGAAGAAAGTTTCTCCTAAGGTCATTTTTTACAGCAATGGGATGTACGGAGCGGAAAGCCCCAGTATCATCGCTGCGCGAGAGCTGGGTATTGTCACTGTTGAGTGTCAGCATGGCATGGTCTACAATAATCACTATGCCTACCAGTGCTCAGACGTGATGTTGCAAGATCGTCGTTTTACAGATCTTTATCCTGAGTATTGTTTGACGTTTGGTCCATGGTGGAGTGAAAAAATTCAAATTCCGGCCAAAAAGCGCACGGTGGGGTATCCTTACCTTGACCGGAAGGTTGCCGAGCATCGCGCCACTGAAAAGAAGGTTATCTTTTTTGTTCCTACCGGAAAAACCTATCAGGCGTTTTTTGATCTGGCATGCACGGTGGCAAAGGCGTTTCCAAATGAACATTGTGTTATTCGGCCGCACCCCGTGGAGCGTGAACTTGCGGCCCGCTTAGCGCCTGGTGTGCAGGATATTCTGGAAACGGACTTGTCGCCCTCTGAGTATACAATGCTTGCTCGCGCGCATACGGTTGTGGGTGATATGTCTACTGTTCTTTTTACTGCTATTCCATTTGTTGATAATATTTTCTCTTGGCTGTCGCCAGCTACCGAGGCGTTTCTTGGTGGCGATAATCCCTTTACTACATTCAAAAGTGTTGATGAGTTGTTTCAATTGCTTGAGAAGCGTTCTTCATCCTCTTCATGTGCAGAGCTTCAGAGTAAGTTGTTCGTTGATGGTTGGAAAAATAATTACAACAAGTTTCTTTTGGAAGATGTTGGCCTTAGTGAATAAGGCCGGCATCAGTTGTTTTCATTTTGTAGCAGAAAACGGTGTGCAAGGTTAGATGCAGTATAGAAATAATTATTATATATGTAGAGAGGTTTTATCTCGATTTTCCAGTAAAAGAAAAATCCAAGCTCTGGGTGTGTTAGTTCTTGTTTTCGCAACTGCTGGAGTAGAGATGGTTGTAGCTGGTGCTGTGTCTGCATTTGGACTTGCACTCTCTAGTCCTGAAAAGCTGTATAGTAACAAGATTGTAGCGACTTTGTTCGATTTTTTTAAATTTGACAATGTTGAGCTTTCTAACGCCTCTGTGCTTGGTGGGGTGTTGTTCGTTGTTTTTCTGGCTGTGATAATTAAAAATATTTTTTTAGCGGTGCTTACATACTGTCAGGCGAGGTTTTCATATTCTTTTTCATATTCCATGGGGGCGGAGCTTCTAAAGTCATACCTCAGAATGCCTTATGTCTGGCATTTAAATCAGAATACAGGTGAATTGGTTGCTGTTGTTCAGTATCGAAATACGATGAGTCGTTTTATTAACAATATGCTGCTTGCCATAACACAAGTCGTCAGTGCTGTTGTGCTTGTTGTAGGCGGGCTTCTTATTACACCAGAGCCGATGCTGATAATGCTTGGAATGATGGGGGTACTTGGACTGCTGGGCTATTCTTGTGCTCGGAAACAGGTTCACAACCATTCAAAAATTTTGGAAAAGACAAACAGGCGCATTAGCATGACAGTGCTAACTACGTTGCAAGGCGTTAGAGAGATTTTTATTTACAACCAGCGCTCTAAGTCTATCGATAATTTTTGTAAGTTGGCGGCAGTGCAAAATCAAAGTCAGGCACCTGTGTTGGTGTTTTCTTCATTTACCTTTTGGGTGCTTGAAGCTGGTGGAATGTTAACGCTTTTTGTCGTTTTTTGTTATATGTACCTGTCGGGCATGCCCTATGCCCAGATATTGAGTTCGCTTGCCCTGATGGCAGGGATTGCATGGCGTCTTTTGCCGTGTACTAACAAGCTCTCAACCGCCATGGTAAAAATGAATAATTTGGCACCCTATTCCTCGGCCTTTCTCGAAAAGCTGTCGCTTCATGCCGATCATGCGAGAGATCGCGAAGAAGCAATGAGAGAGGGGGAGGCCCTTGTTTCTGACTCCCCGTTTGAGGAATTGTCGTTGTCCCACGTCGGTTTTACCTATCCGAACCAAAGTGTTGAATCGCTTTCAGATGTTTCGCTTTCTATCTCTCGGGGGCAGAAGGTTGGGATAATTGGGGCTTCCGGGGCAGGAAAGAGTACCTTGATCGGCCTTTTGACAGGGCTTTTGGTTCCGTCATCGGGGGATGTGTTTTTCAATGGAGCGGTTTGCACAAAGTCTTTGGCCAAGGGCCATGCAGTTTTTGGGTATGTTCCACAAACTCCATATCTTTTAGATGCCAGTCTGGCCGAAAATATCGCCTTTTCTAATTGGCAAGGGGTGATAAGCACCGAACGGGTCCGCGAGTGCTGCAAGCTTGCGGCGATAGACTTTGTTGACGCTCTTCCAGAGAAGCTTGAGACAAAGCTTGGTGAGCGTGGGGCGCGACTTTCCGGGGGCCAAATTCAGCGAGTTGCCATAGCTCGGGCGTTGTATAGTCGGCCAGATATAGTGTTTTTTGACGAGGCAACAAGTGCTCTGGATGTAAAATCAGAGTCGTCAATCCTTAAAACCATTGATGACCTAGGCCGCTCCATGACGGTGGTTATCGTTGCGCATAGGCTTTCAACAGTCCAGGAATGTGATGTCCTGTACTGGTTGGACAACGGAAAAATTGTTGCTTCAGGCTCTCCGGATGAAGTTATAAATACATATAAACAGCACTGCGAGCGAGAAATCATTTAGTTGAAATGCTGGCTTCTTACTATGCTCGTCGTTTAGCTGGGTGTGGATTATGAATATCGCATATGTCTCAATTGTACCACCAAACCGGCTTGGTGCATTTTATAAGGTTAATAATCAGATGGATACCTGGCGTAAGCTTGGTCATCTGTGCACTCCTTTTTTTATTACTGAGACGAAGGGGCCAAATTGCTACAGATTGTGGAAGCGTGGGAAGGCGTTAAATCCACAATTACGTTTGCTGTTTGCATTATATAGGCAGAATCCCGATGTTATCTATATGCGAGAAAATCATGTGAGCATTTTCTTTCAATTGCTACTGCTGTTCTTTGCGAAGCGCATTGTGCTAGAAATTAATGGTAATAGTGTTATTGAAACAGCCTTGGATGCTAGTGTATCTATCAAAAAGCGCTTTTACCATTTGCTCATGAGGGTATTGCAG is drawn from Desulfovibrio mangrovi and contains these coding sequences:
- a CDS encoding ABC transporter ATP-binding protein → MQYRNNYYICREVLSRFSSKRKIQALGVLVLVFATAGVEMVVAGAVSAFGLALSSPEKLYSNKIVATLFDFFKFDNVELSNASVLGGVLFVVFLAVIIKNIFLAVLTYCQARFSYSFSYSMGAELLKSYLRMPYVWHLNQNTGELVAVVQYRNTMSRFINNMLLAITQVVSAVVLVVGGLLITPEPMLIMLGMMGVLGLLGYSCARKQVHNHSKILEKTNRRISMTVLTTLQGVREIFIYNQRSKSIDNFCKLAAVQNQSQAPVLVFSSFTFWVLEAGGMLTLFVVFCYMYLSGMPYAQILSSLALMAGIAWRLLPCTNKLSTAMVKMNNLAPYSSAFLEKLSLHADHARDREEAMREGEALVSDSPFEELSLSHVGFTYPNQSVESLSDVSLSISRGQKVGIIGASGAGKSTLIGLLTGLLVPSSGDVFFNGAVCTKSLAKGHAVFGYVPQTPYLLDASLAENIAFSNWQGVISTERVRECCKLAAIDFVDALPEKLETKLGERGARLSGGQIQRVAIARALYSRPDIVFFDEATSALDVKSESSILKTIDDLGRSMTVVIVAHRLSTVQECDVLYWLDNGKIVASGSPDEVINTYKQHCEREII
- a CDS encoding polysaccharide pyruvyl transferase family protein, with the translated sequence MSNSLDSYVLLTGSVNNSGDYLIKYRGKDLLRSLRPDREFIDMDRTRRLTDEQLEVINQCKALILLGGPALQKDVYPNVYPLRESLQDIKVPIVTMGVGWKHKDGDWRSVQDDYFIPSSRQLLERLADNGGIASSVRDYRSLHILMRAGVENVIMTGCPALYVKECFDKPICFSKQPETIILSVGVSFVHSYKMEEQMKRVFSTVRGLYPKAKVYAAFHHAFQQKERQVPKSWEKKHQDFWTWCEDGGIVPVDVSGCAETMIDLYGSGDLHVGYRVHGHIMSCSASIPSVLIAEDGRGKGLYEVVGGVVFDGYRNVESSLEAKIKQRLISVDPYNVLEGLHKDVSIALQYESAHQSPRMSLVRNNINSHYNAMRRFILQLP